The nucleotide sequence TAGGGGCTCCAGGCTCTTGTGCAGGCCggcctgacctctgaccttggtGTCATCGTGGGGACTGACGAGGCCGCTGTCCACCGTGTTGCGTATGGACTTGAGCATCAGGTAGCACTCGTACAGGTCCTTGGCGTCCTCGAAGGCAGTGTCCTGCTCCAACACATCATCGGACGGCACCTCACGCAGCAGGCTGGGGATGAGCACCGTCTGCTCCATGTTATGCACGGCCATACTGTAGCGcttcagcaacagcagcag is from Alosa alosa isolate M-15738 ecotype Scorff River chromosome 15, AALO_Geno_1.1, whole genome shotgun sequence and encodes:
- the LOC125308195 gene encoding mid1-interacting protein 1-B-like; protein product: MQSAEAKLSRNSLLLLLKRYSMAVHNMEQTVLIPSLLREVPSDDVLEQDTAFEDAKDLYECYLMLKSIRNTVDSGLVSPHDDTKVRGQAGLHKSLEPLLDADPDVLFRFHLKGLFTVMGHLTKSSKNLTAKYMDIIGISN